In Actinomycetes bacterium, a genomic segment contains:
- a CDS encoding CBS domain-containing protein has translation MQDTGPLVADVMASPPVVVRTGDTLWRAMDRFTATGLRHLVVLDEADAVVGVLEDRLLAAEWVGDALRMRRTTIGQVLLGDPARAASIHRDTPVHQAAQALLRQRADALPVIGDDGRVAGLVTAVDLLRALVAAGPAEPDRRVRRARTPVGR, from the coding sequence GTGCAGGACACTGGCCCCCTCGTCGCGGACGTCATGGCGTCGCCGCCCGTCGTCGTGCGGACGGGTGACACCCTGTGGCGGGCGATGGACCGCTTCACCGCGACCGGCCTGCGCCACCTGGTGGTCCTCGACGAGGCGGACGCCGTCGTCGGGGTTCTCGAGGACCGGCTGCTGGCCGCCGAGTGGGTCGGGGACGCGCTGCGGATGCGCCGCACGACGATCGGCCAGGTGCTGCTCGGCGACCCCGCACGCGCGGCCAGCATCCACCGCGACACCCCCGTCCACCAGGCCGCACAGGCGCTGCTGCGGCAGCGGGCCGACGCCCTGCCGGTGATCGGCGACGACGGCCGGGTGGCCGGCCTGGTGACCGCGGTCGACCTGCTGCGCGCCCTCGTGGCGGCCGGCCCGGCGGAGCCCGACCGGCGAGTACGGCGTGCGCGTACGCCGGTGGGACGGTAG
- the cbiQ gene encoding cobalt ECF transporter T component CbiQ, protein MSDGHAHALYLPRDTVVHRLPPQCKLVAVLSFVVVVVATPRDAFWAFGVYAVLLVAVAAVARVPAPTVLRRMVVEVPFVLFAVLLPFVAHGPRVEVLGLSLSESGLLGAWNVLAKATLGVVASILLAATTEPRTLLLGIERLRLPPLMVQIMSFMLRYTDVVGAEMARMRVARESRGFRGRDIRQAKVVAHSAGALFIRSYERGERVHLAMLSRGYTGTMPAIHDIGADRGQWATAAALPALAVLVSVAAWTVGG, encoded by the coding sequence GTGAGCGACGGCCACGCGCACGCTCTGTACCTGCCGCGGGACACCGTGGTCCACCGGCTGCCGCCGCAGTGCAAGCTGGTCGCCGTCCTGTCCTTCGTCGTGGTCGTGGTGGCCACGCCGAGGGACGCCTTCTGGGCGTTCGGGGTCTATGCGGTGCTGCTCGTCGCGGTCGCCGCCGTGGCGCGGGTCCCGGCGCCGACCGTCCTGCGGCGGATGGTCGTCGAGGTGCCGTTCGTGCTCTTCGCCGTCCTGCTCCCGTTCGTCGCGCACGGGCCGCGGGTCGAGGTGCTCGGGCTGTCGCTGAGCGAGTCGGGCCTTCTCGGTGCCTGGAACGTGCTCGCCAAGGCCACCCTCGGCGTCGTCGCCTCGATCCTGCTGGCCGCGACCACCGAGCCGCGCACCCTGCTGCTCGGCATCGAACGGCTCCGGCTGCCCCCGCTGATGGTGCAGATCATGTCGTTCATGCTGCGCTACACCGACGTCGTCGGCGCCGAGATGGCTCGGATGCGGGTGGCTCGCGAGTCGCGAGGCTTCCGCGGCCGCGACATCCGGCAGGCCAAGGTCGTCGCGCACTCCGCGGGCGCGCTCTTCATCCGCTCCTACGAGCGCGGCGAGCGGGTGCACCTCGCCATGTTGAGCCGGGGCTACACCGGCACGATGCCGGCGATCCACGACATCGGCGCCGACCGCGGGCAGTGGGCCACCGCCGCCGCCCTGCCGGCGCTGGCGGTGCTGGTGTCGGTGGCCGCGTGGACGGTGGGAGGGTGA
- a CDS encoding LURP-one-related family protein, with protein MGLRHRGLDGPKFQMRQKLMAIGDDFWIEDEGGSKVYKVNGKALRMRDTFILEDTNGNEVSKIQEKKLSVRDKMTIEHGSTKATVHKRLLGIRDHYIIEVDGAPDLKAHGNVVDHEYEIERDGDTVATVSKKWFRVRDSYGVQMAAGQDAPLILAITVCVDAMARG; from the coding sequence ATGGGGCTTCGCCACCGGGGCCTTGACGGTCCCAAGTTCCAGATGCGCCAGAAGCTGATGGCGATCGGTGACGACTTCTGGATCGAGGACGAGGGCGGCTCCAAGGTCTACAAGGTGAACGGCAAGGCTCTGCGGATGCGCGACACCTTCATCCTCGAGGACACGAACGGCAACGAGGTGTCGAAGATCCAGGAGAAGAAGCTCAGCGTGCGCGACAAGATGACGATCGAGCACGGCAGCACGAAGGCGACGGTGCACAAGCGCCTCTTGGGCATCCGCGACCACTACATCATCGAGGTCGACGGCGCGCCGGACCTCAAGGCTCACGGCAACGTCGTCGACCACGAGTACGAGATCGAAAGAGACGGCGACACCGTGGCGACGGTGTCGAAGAAGTGGTTCCGCGTCCGCGACTCCTACGGCGTCCAGATGGCTGCGGGCCAAGACGCCCCGCTCATCCTGGCGATCACGGTCTGCGTCGACGCGATGGCGCGCGGCTGA
- a CDS encoding universal stress protein, with protein MNRPVIIGYDGSEGAGTAVEWGAAYAARHGAPAHVVRAFEPHMYDVGLAGGYVAGDVEALRAAARDQLERLAAEAVERHPGLMVTTSLERGVAQEVLVRESLRARALILGSRGTSSFSTLLAGSTTMHAATHAHCTVIAVPGEMAVPVGGQVVVGVDGSELSEAAVAFAFQEAGETGAPLVAVHAWLDPAVTSALGSVLPPLDDPVRHSEGQDVLLAESLAGWSEKYPDVAVTRRVVHSHPVTALVDSAAGARMLVVGSRGHGAVRSLLLGSVSHGLLHLARCPVAVVRHHN; from the coding sequence ATGAACAGGCCGGTGATCATCGGTTACGACGGCAGCGAGGGCGCAGGGACAGCCGTGGAGTGGGGAGCGGCGTACGCCGCCCGGCACGGTGCTCCCGCGCACGTGGTACGCGCGTTCGAGCCGCACATGTACGACGTCGGCCTGGCCGGCGGGTACGTCGCTGGGGACGTCGAGGCGCTGCGGGCGGCAGCCCGCGACCAGCTCGAGCGGCTGGCCGCCGAGGCGGTCGAGCGGCACCCGGGCCTGATGGTGACGACGTCTCTGGAGCGCGGCGTCGCCCAGGAGGTGCTGGTCCGCGAGTCGCTCAGGGCTCGCGCACTGATCCTGGGCTCGCGCGGCACCAGCTCGTTCTCCACCCTGCTGGCGGGGTCGACCACGATGCACGCCGCCACCCACGCGCACTGCACGGTCATCGCCGTGCCGGGGGAGATGGCGGTGCCGGTCGGCGGGCAGGTCGTGGTCGGCGTCGACGGCTCCGAGCTGTCGGAGGCCGCGGTGGCCTTCGCCTTCCAGGAGGCCGGCGAGACCGGCGCGCCGCTGGTCGCGGTGCACGCCTGGCTGGACCCGGCGGTGACGTCGGCGCTCGGCTCGGTCCTCCCACCGTTGGACGACCCGGTCCGGCACTCGGAGGGCCAGGACGTGCTGCTCGCCGAGTCGCTCGCGGGCTGGTCGGAGAAGTACCCCGACGTCGCCGTCACCCGCCGCGTCGTCCACTCGCACCCGGTCACCGCACTGGTCGACAGCGCGGCGGGAGCCCGGATGCTCGTCGTGGGCTCGCGCGGACACGGAGCGGTGCGCTCGCTGCTGCTCGGCTCGGTGAGCCACGGGCTGCTGCACCTGGCCCGGTGCCCGGTCGCGGTGGTCCGCCACCACAACTGA
- a CDS encoding ABC transporter ATP-binding protein codes for MDHDRSAVPPSLAVRDLAFAYPDGHQALFGVDLTLQPRERVALLGPNGAGKTTLVMHLNGILKPGHGTVEVAGLPVEPDSYQEVRRRVGIVFQDPDDQLFMPTVHEDVAFGPANLGLRGNELDERVDEALDSVGMLHFRDRPPHHLSYGQRRRVAVATVLAMRPEILVLDEPSSNLDPASRRELAEILLRLEITTLMVTHDLPYALELCPRAVILAEGSIVADGATLDVLCDEDLLRAHRLELPFGFDPHHVALT; via the coding sequence GTGGACCACGACCGCTCCGCCGTCCCGCCGTCGCTGGCGGTGCGCGACCTGGCCTTCGCCTACCCGGACGGCCACCAGGCGCTGTTCGGGGTCGACCTGACCCTGCAGCCGCGGGAGCGGGTCGCCCTCCTCGGCCCCAACGGCGCCGGCAAGACGACGTTGGTCATGCACCTCAACGGCATCCTGAAGCCCGGTCACGGCACCGTCGAGGTCGCGGGGCTGCCCGTCGAGCCGGACAGCTACCAGGAGGTCCGGCGCCGGGTCGGCATCGTCTTCCAGGACCCCGACGACCAGCTCTTCATGCCGACCGTCCACGAGGACGTGGCGTTCGGCCCGGCCAACCTCGGGCTGCGCGGCAACGAGCTCGACGAGCGGGTCGACGAGGCGCTCGACTCGGTCGGGATGCTCCACTTCCGCGACCGCCCGCCGCACCACCTGTCCTACGGCCAGCGGCGGCGGGTCGCCGTCGCCACCGTCCTGGCGATGCGCCCGGAGATCCTCGTCCTCGACGAGCCGTCCAGCAACCTCGACCCGGCCAGCCGCCGCGAGCTCGCCGAGATCCTGCTCCGGCTCGAGATCACCACGCTGATGGTGACCCATGACCTGCCGTACGCCCTCGAGCTGTGCCCGCGCGCGGTGATCCTGGCCGAGGGATCGATCGTCGCCGACGGCGCGACTCTTGACGTGCTCTGCGACGAGGACCTGCTCCGGGCGCACCGGCTCGAGCTGCCCTTCGGCTTCGACCCGCACCACGTCGCGCTGACCTGA
- a CDS encoding response regulator transcription factor codes for MAEPDEVPTRIKVFLLDDHEVVRRGLKDLLESDGDIEVVGESGSAAEATRRIPALRPDVAVLDARLPDGSGIDVCREIRSREPGTSALILTSYDDDEALFAAIMAGASGYVLKQIRGNDLVDAVRRVASGQSLLDPAVTQQVLDRLRRGPEVDDALAPLTEQERRLLELIGQGLTNRQIAEQMFLAEKTIKNYVSNLLAKLGLERRTQAAVFATKHLKQD; via the coding sequence ATGGCCGAGCCTGACGAGGTCCCCACGCGGATCAAGGTGTTCCTCCTGGACGACCACGAGGTGGTCCGTCGCGGGCTCAAGGACCTGCTCGAGAGCGACGGCGACATCGAGGTCGTGGGGGAGTCGGGCAGCGCCGCCGAGGCCACCCGCCGCATCCCCGCCCTGCGGCCGGACGTGGCCGTCCTCGACGCCCGGCTGCCCGACGGCTCCGGCATCGACGTGTGCCGCGAGATCCGGTCCCGCGAGCCCGGGACGTCGGCGCTGATCCTGACGTCGTACGACGACGACGAGGCGCTGTTCGCGGCCATCATGGCCGGCGCCTCGGGCTACGTGCTCAAGCAGATCCGCGGCAACGACCTGGTCGACGCGGTGCGCCGGGTGGCCTCGGGCCAGTCGCTGCTGGACCCGGCCGTCACCCAGCAGGTCCTCGACCGGCTGCGTCGCGGCCCCGAGGTCGACGACGCGCTCGCCCCGCTGACCGAGCAGGAGCGCCGGCTGCTGGAGCTGATCGGGCAGGGGCTGACCAACCGGCAGATCGCCGAGCAGATGTTCCTCGCCGAGAAGACCATCAAGAACTACGTCTCCAACCTGCTCGCCAAGCTCGGCCTCGAGCGGCGCACCCAGGCCGCGGTGTTCGCGACCAAGCACCTCAAGCAGGACTGA
- a CDS encoding GAF domain-containing sensor histidine kinase, translated as MPGEDLDELLQTVLGRVGEVVDARDRLQGLLEAVVALAGDLSLPSVLERIVRTASELVGARYAALGVLATTDLGVERRLREFVTWGLTDDERRAIGDLPRGHGLLGAIIDDPHPVRLNVIGDDSRSHGFPPHHPPMSTFLGVPVRIRDTVFGNLYLTEKQGGFTEEDERVAVALAAAAGVVIENARLYEEAARRQRWLEAAAEITTALLGDISREEVLQLVADRAREVSRAHLSTVALVDEDADRLVVEVVSGEVDGGCLGAILPADSGVAAAVMRTGEEVVLDDPSAVPDREPPLDRDDLTRVIALPLCAEASLTGVLTLAWTRGDESTLSGDVLLPATFAEQAALALQVASARQDRARLAVYEDRDRIGRDLHDLVIQRLFAIGLTLENAARMATKPEVATRITTAVDDIDVTIREIRHTIFELGSGRGKMVDLRTELGSILEEHAVVLGFRPTWHTEGPVDSAVPDEVRPHLLAVLREALSNAARHAKASSVDVSLAVGDELVLTVTDDGVGIPEGVRTSGLRNMAERAASAGGRCELVARPAGGTTVRWSVPVERH; from the coding sequence GTGCCGGGAGAAGACCTCGACGAGCTCCTCCAGACGGTCCTCGGGCGGGTCGGCGAGGTCGTGGACGCCCGCGACCGCCTGCAGGGGCTGCTCGAGGCGGTCGTCGCGCTGGCGGGCGACCTCTCGCTGCCCAGCGTCCTGGAGCGGATCGTGCGTACGGCGAGCGAGCTCGTCGGGGCACGGTACGCCGCCCTGGGGGTGCTCGCGACGACGGACCTCGGGGTGGAGCGGCGGCTGCGCGAGTTCGTGACCTGGGGCCTGACCGACGACGAGCGGCGGGCCATCGGCGACCTGCCGCGCGGGCACGGGCTGCTGGGCGCCATCATCGACGACCCGCACCCCGTGCGCCTCAACGTCATCGGGGACGACTCGCGCAGCCACGGCTTCCCGCCGCACCACCCGCCGATGAGCACCTTCCTCGGGGTCCCGGTGCGGATCCGGGACACCGTGTTCGGCAACCTCTACCTGACCGAGAAGCAGGGCGGCTTCACCGAGGAGGACGAGCGGGTGGCCGTCGCGCTCGCCGCCGCGGCCGGCGTGGTCATCGAGAACGCCCGGCTCTACGAGGAGGCGGCCAGGCGCCAGCGCTGGCTCGAGGCGGCAGCCGAGATCACCACCGCCCTGCTCGGCGACATCAGCCGTGAGGAGGTGCTGCAGCTGGTGGCCGACCGGGCGCGTGAGGTCTCCCGAGCCCACCTGTCGACGGTGGCGCTGGTCGACGAGGACGCGGACCGGCTGGTCGTCGAGGTCGTGTCGGGCGAGGTGGACGGCGGCTGCCTCGGGGCGATCCTGCCGGCCGACTCCGGTGTGGCTGCGGCAGTCATGCGCACGGGCGAGGAGGTGGTCCTCGACGACCCGTCGGCGGTGCCCGACCGCGAGCCCCCGCTGGACCGCGACGACCTCACCCGGGTGATAGCGCTTCCCCTCTGCGCCGAGGCGTCCCTGACCGGCGTGCTCACCCTGGCCTGGACCAGGGGCGACGAGTCCACGCTGTCCGGCGACGTCCTGCTGCCGGCGACCTTCGCCGAGCAGGCGGCCCTGGCGCTGCAGGTGGCCAGCGCGCGCCAGGACCGGGCCCGGCTCGCGGTCTACGAGGACCGCGACCGGATCGGCCGCGACCTGCACGACCTCGTCATCCAGCGGCTGTTCGCGATCGGACTGACCTTGGAGAACGCGGCCCGGATGGCCACCAAGCCCGAGGTCGCCACCCGGATCACCACGGCGGTCGACGACATCGACGTCACCATCCGCGAGATCCGGCACACCATCTTCGAGCTGGGCAGCGGCCGAGGCAAGATGGTGGACCTGCGCACCGAGCTCGGCAGCATCCTCGAGGAGCACGCGGTCGTGCTCGGCTTCAGGCCGACCTGGCACACCGAGGGCCCGGTGGACAGCGCCGTGCCGGACGAGGTGCGCCCCCACCTGCTGGCCGTGCTGAGGGAGGCGCTGTCCAACGCGGCCCGGCACGCGAAGGCGTCGTCGGTCGACGTCAGCCTCGCGGTCGGCGACGAGCTCGTGCTCACCGTGACCGACGACGGGGTCGGCATCCCCGAGGGCGTGCGCACGAGCGGGCTGCGCAACATGGCCGAGCGCGCAGCATCAGCCGGCGGACGGTGCGAGCTCGTGGCCCGGCCGGCCGGTGGCACGACGGTCCGCTGGTCGGTGCCGGTCGAGCGTCACTGA